ATCCCGGCCGGGCCCCCCGCCCCCCCCCCCGCCCCCCACGCCGCGGTGGCTTATATCTTCATCTCCCAACCGGGCTCGTACGTACGACCCCACATATTCTCCATTACATCTTTATCGTATACACGGCCGTTTTTCGGATTGCAATGCAATACTTCACCCGTGTGCTGTGCGATGTTGCCAAGCTGGCAGAGCAGTACGCTTTTGTGCGCTTCGTCGATTGGCGTATGCAGTGATTCACCGTCTGTGATGCCCCGCAAGAAATTGGCTGCGTGCAGATCAGTCTGCGAATCTGCACCCACCGTATTCAACTGATCCGAGGCTTCGCTTTTCAGATTTCGCTTCACCTCGTTGCCCCTGTGATCGTAAATGATGTAGCCATCCCGATCTACCAGTGCTGTACCTTCTGTGCCGTGTATGGTGGCGCCACGACCGCGACCAAAGAACTTATGGCCATTGCAGCTCCTTCCTTCCCACGAGAGTCCTTTGCCCCCTTCAAACTCAAATGACATAATCTGGGTATCGTAAAACTCCCAGTCGTCGTCGTAGTGGAAGCGACCGCCAGTGGATACAACCTTGGTGGGATAGTCTACGCCAAGCGCCCAGCGGCAGACATCTACTTCGTGCGTGCCATTGTTAAGGGCTTCGCCGGTGCCCCAATGCCAGAACCAGTGCCAGTTGTAGTGGACCACATTGTCGCGGTAGTCAACGCGGGGCGCAGGTCCCTGCCACAAATCATAGTTGAGCCAGGATGGAATCTCAGCCGGCTTGCCCCGCCCAATTGTACCGCGTGTATTAGAGTAGAACGCTTTGCCGTAGTAGGCATGGCCGATGATACCATCCCGGATCATCTCTACCAATTCGATAGAGCGTGGATCGGAACGCTGCTGCGTACCCATCTGGACAACTTTGTTGTATTTCTTCTGCGCCTTGACCAGGATCTCTCCTTCGAGCGGGTTGTGACTACACGGTTTTTCGAGGTACACGTGTTTGCCAGCCTGCATGGCCATCAGCGTTGCAGGTGCATGCCAGTGATCCGGCGCCGCAATAACCAGTGCATCGATGTCATCGCGCTCCAGCACTTTTCTCAAATCCACTTCTCCTTCAGGCGTTTTATCCTGCCGCTCAGAGACATTTTTCACACAGCGCGCAATGGCCCTTTCATCTACATCACAAATTACGGCAACTTCCGAGCCTGGCTGAGAGGCGAATGTATTGGCAAGCGCCCCACCCCGGCTATTAACGCCCATGACCGCAACAACAACTTTTTCATTGGGAGATCCACCCGGCATAATGGCCGGCAGGTTACCGGTGAGTCCGACGCCAAGCCCCGCAGCAGCGGTTGATTTAATAAATTCGCGACGATTACCAAATGGTGCCATGTTTATCCTCCATGCTAGGTGCTTTCCGGTGCAGTTGCATGCCGGGGAATGATCCAGCTATGTGCCCGGAAGTTGATCAAGGGTGTACATCAAATCGCGTTGTGGGAACCCGAAATGAGCGTTGCGCAACCAATATATAGAATTTGTTTAGCGTTCGCACAAAACTAAAACACCCGCCCCTGTTCAAACGAACTGAGGCGGGTGAAATCCAGGTAACATTTGTTCATGATACCTGTACCTGCGTGCACTATAATCTTCGCCAATTTTCAAACGACAATCAATCCGGCAAAACCCCGTATTTGCTGTAGGCAAAAAGCCTTACAGGACTGCGCGAGAAGATTAGTTAGAGACGGCCATCGCGGGTAGCAAAGACAAGGTCTGTCACGGCTGGTGTATCGCCGCCGGCCCGCAAGTCGCTGGCGATTTGCCCACGGTGGTATGCGCCGTGGGCAACAACGTGTTGCAATACATCGTCTCGCCGGCTTTCAAAAGGCTTGCCGCTGGAATTTGCGTATTTGATTGTCAATGCCAGGTCAAGTTCACCGAGCGCAGCAAGGTAAGACTCCCAACCTTCGCGCATCTGATCGATCTGGACGTCAATTTCGTCGAGCGACCAGTCTGGCCACACCGGCACAAGCACTGGCTCCTTTCTCAACCGCTGAAACCATACGTGTTCTGCCGCCAGCACATGGGCCATCCGTTTGAGGCTGGGCGCCGGCAGCCGCGTACTGCTACGCATCGACGCAAGGGTCTCCCTGTTTGCCCAGTCGTTGTACTTGAACAAGCGTTGAATATATGCTATATGGCTCATATCAGGATGCTGATCGTACTTTTCCGTGCCTCACCACTGGGGAAAGGCACTGCCATCATCGGTCACTTTATAAAACGCCAGGTCTTTGCCCTGATGTAGTTTTGTAATATAGATAATTTGGCCAGTGTGCATGGAAAAATGCTCAACCACATGGTAAATGGCCTCGAGCACTTGCACCTTGTTGCCCTGGATGGTCCGTGTCTCTTGCAATACTTCCGGTTCTACGTGTAAGATCACATCGCAGACCGCATCGATGGTTGTATTCAAAAGATGTTTGAGGACATCAACAGGCATTGGCCCCAACTCGCTAAATTCTGCCTGTCGCTCCCGAATATCCGGCTTGTTACCCACACCACTTACAATCCACTGCCGGGCATTGCCGCATAAATGTAAAATCAGGTTACCCAGGCTATTAGACTCTGCATTCGGACGCCACCAGATTTGATCTTCGTCCATGTCTTCCAGGCACCGAAGAATTTTCGGACCATAATGGTCTCTTAGATAGTGAGCAGAAAGCTTTAGAAAAGCCTGATCGTTTTCATGCATTGACAGGTAGCATTTGCTTCGTAATCATTTTTTGCAGGCAACTCATTTTGTTATATGTAGCCTTTCCTCTTTTACGCGCAATCAAAAAAAAGGACGCACCCCCTCCGGTACATTTCAAATTTTTTGTAGGGATTCACCTTACAATTTCTTTCAACTTTCCCCGGCTTTAACGACAGGGCCGTGCTTGCACCTGCCCCACAAATGTAGCCGTACCCTGATTTAAAAGTATTTCACTTATGAAATCGAGGGAAGTTATGAAGAACAATGTCAACATCCTGATTGCACACGACTTCTCGGATTGCTCAACCCAGGCCCTCAACTACGGCATCGAGTTCGCCATAGAAAACCAGGCAACATTGCATTTTCTGTACGTCGATGTACAATACCAGGCCCCGGGCAGCCCGGTTGTATCAGGGCACCCGGATGCAGTAGAGCTAAGGGAAAAGTTAATAACAAGCATCGACAATAGCTTTGCTGAATTGGGCTTTTCTATTGAGGATATTCCAGAAATCAAATTTGCAGTACAACGCCACATTGCGGCAGCCCCCGCGATTGTCACCTATTGTAGCGATCACAAGATCGACCTGGTTGTACTGGGCACCCATGGCCGGCGAGGCCTGACACGCAAATTGCTTGGCAGCGTTGCAGAAGAAGTTGTGCGCCTCGCTCCCTGTACCGTCTTCACTGTACAGGAAGAACTGCCCTTTAAGCCGCTTATTACCCGCCTCCATGCTGTTGCTGTGCCTTTCGACTTCTCGGACCACGCGCACAAGGCTTTGCTTTTTGCTAAAGAAGTAGCCGCAACGTTTGGGGCAACAATGGATGTTATTCACGTCATCGAAGAACACCTGCACAACACTTTCTACAGGGAAGGTATCGCCGGCGTCTATGACAGTGGCGTCAACCTCGAAGAAAAAGTAAAAACAGCGCTCGCCACAATTGTTAGCGAATTACCGGGCGACCCGGTACCTGTAGCGCTCTCGGTACTCACCGGCCACCCGGTCAAACAAACCATCAGTTGGCTGCAAAAGCAGGCGCATAATCTGGCAGTGGTGTCTACAACCGGTCATATCGGACTCGAACGCGCCATGCTGGGCAGTGTGGCGGAGCGGATCGTACGGCTGGCGCCTTGCCCTGTCTTCACCTTCAAACCCATCCAGCTTCCACGAAGCAACTCCGTCGCACGTCAGGCACCTGAAAAAAACCTGTTATAACCCTCACGTAAAAACAGCAGATTGCCATGCTCACGATAAACAAGATCCTGTTCCCAACCGATTTTTCAGCGTGTGCTGAACGCGCATTCTCACATGCAGCAGAGCTCGCTGTGCTTTTTGAAGCAGAAATCCATACGTTTCACGCACGCGTGAGGCAGCAAGAAGATTACCCGGCCCTGCAGCATTTGCTAGATCTACCAGAAGACACAATCCCGAAATCGCCCCACGTGCATCCGCCGGAGCACACCACAGCAACACCCAATCTCGTGATCAAAGCTGATGCTACAGCCAAGTCAGCCTGCGATGCAATTTTGAGTTATACCGAGAGCAGGGAAATTGATTTGATTGTGATGGGCAGCCACGGGCGCCGCGGACCTCGCCGACTCTTCCTCGGCAGTACAGCAGAATGTGTTATCAGAAACGCCAGTTGCCCTGTGATAACCCTGCGTGATGGCGCCAAAACAATGAAAAACGGAAAGATCAACCGCATCCTGGTCCCCGTTGATTTTTCTGACTTTTCGAGAGAAGCCCTTGCCCATGCTGTTGCGCTGGCAACCCTTACCGGTGCGTCGATCACCTTGATTCACGTCATCGAAGAGGCCTTCCTGCCAACAGTCTACGGCGTTGATCCTGTAAACTTTATTTCTGACCCGTTAAAAAAGAAATATGACAAAGCACTTACCGAACTCGGTGCTTCTATGGTACCTGCCGGCATCAATGTACACGTAAAGACACAGGTGGGGCACGCCGCAGAGTCGATTACTGCATTTGCGGAAACGGAAGGCATAGACCTGATCATCCTGGCCTCGCACGGCTTAACCGGACTCAAACGGTTTTTCCTCGGAAGCACTGCAGCTTCATTAAATCGTCAGGCACCCTGCGCGGTCCTCACAGTCAAAAGTTTTGGCAAAAAGCTGGTCAAAACCAGCGCAGCAAGCAACACCAGAACCAACGAGGCTGAGCCGGCCTGATTAACCGCTCAATAAAAACCTCTATACCAGACCGCCCAACACACCAGCAACCACGCGCTAAACAGGAATTGATCATGATGGATATCAAACACGTAATTGTCCCAACTGACTTTTCGGATATCTCAAAGCAAGCCCTTGCTTTTGCCTTTGAACTGGCCCAAAAACATGATGCGCAACTTGATGTTGTGCACGTATTTGAAGCCCCAACATTTCCTTCTTTTTACGGCGCCGGCGCGTTGCTCTTGTACGGTGAAGTGCCTGATATGAAAATGCAGGCAGCTACCGCACTGCAGCAACTCGTGGCCCCTTACAAAGAGCAGGCAGGCATAAAGCTGGATGCACACGTCCTTGAAGGCAGGGCCGCTGACCAGATTTGCAACTTTGCGCAGGAAGCCGGCGCCGACCTGATCATCATTCCTACCTATGGCCTGACCGGTTTGAGCCACGTTTTACTTGGCAGCGTCGCAGAAAGGGTTGTGAGGCACGCAAACACCCCCGTATTGGTGTATAAATCAATCGGGGTTGACAGCATGTCGAAAGCAGCGTAGCATTAAGGTATGTAAGGGTTTCCCCTACAAATGTGACGGGAATCACCATACAGGAGGGAGTTGGTACATGTCTTATGTTTAATGTAACAACGCCGGACGCCTTTAACCTGACCAACCTGTTTTATTGTGACGTGTATCCTATACGGGCCTATTGACGGTGAAGCTGCCACGACACTGCAAGAAACACTGGCAGCCAATTCAATTGCGTTGACGCCAATTGACAATACAGACACGTTGCAAGAATTAATTGCATCCACAGAGCCGCTGGTTCTTTTTTTCACAACCTGTGACCCCGACATTCTTGCCCTGGCGGATACATGCTGTGATCTCAACCAAAAAACCGTACTCAAAGTGCTGCTGTACGATGCAACATCCACAAACCCGCTCAAACTCCCCTGTGCAGCGCACCTGGATGATGTTATGCCATGGCAAACAAGTTTTGATGCTCGGCTACACTACCTAATCCATCGTGCACGCCGGCGCGCAGCCGCCTACAAAACGGCATCTGCCCTCGAAACCAGCCAGGCAAATGCACACGCGGTACTCGATACCACAGTTGATGGCATCATCACAATCGACGAAGACCGCATCATCCAATCGTACAACAGGGCTGCTGAACAAATTTTTGGCTATACGGAAGATGAGGTCATCGGTAACAACGTAAATATGCTCATGCCGCCCCCCTTCAGGGAAGAACACGACGGCTATGTAAAAAGCTACCACGAAACGAACCACAAGAAAATTATTGGTATTGGCAGGGAGGTACGCGGGCTCCGTAAAAATGGTGAAGTCTTTCCGATGGAACTAGCGGTTAGTGAAATCAAACACCTCACCCATCGCACCTACACCGGCATCATTCGGGATATTTCAGTTCGCCGCGAACTGGAAGTTGCGCTGTTGCATGCCAGCGAAGAAGAGCGCCGGCGGATTGGCCAGGACCTGCACGATGGCCTTGGGCAAATGCTCACCGGTATCGGCTTGATTGCCAAGAATATGGCAAAGTCGCTCGCGACTGAACATCCGGAGTCGTCTACAGGGATGTTTGAGCTGGTTGAACTTGTAAAGTCTGCAGATGAACAGGCGCGGAGTATCTCCCGCTCCCTGATCCCTATCGAATTGGAAAACGGTGGACTGAAAGCAGCCATTCTCCGACTCGGCGTCAACATTGAGCGGTTGTATGGCATTCCTTGTGATTACAAAGAAACCGGCCCGATGCCTGATATTTCTGCAAACGTAAAAACACATTTTTTTCGGATCGTACAGGAAGCCATTAACAATGCCGCCAAACACAGCAAAGCCTCCCGCATTACAACCGCTGTAGCTTCCAGCAAAAACCATTTGCGCGCCCATATACAAGACAATGGCATCGGCATCGATTTGCAACACCTCAACGGCCGCGGTATGGGCCTACGCATCATGCAGCACCGCGCCAACGTAATCGGCGCCAGCCTCCAGGTAAGGCCCGGTACCCCCGGTGGGACCACCATCACATGCACCTTGCCACTATCGACCTAATCCAAAATCAGGATACTGCGATGAAGAAAAAAGTGATTATTGTGGATGACCATCCCCTGATGCGTAAAGGGCTGGCGCTCACCCTTGCCACAGAAGGCGGGTTGGATGTATGCGCACAAGCTGAAAGCGCAGAAGAAGCCCTGGAGCAGCTAGGTGATGTAAATCCGGATGTTGCCGTCGTGGATATTTCCCTGCCAGGCATGAGCGGCCTCGAACTCATCAAGCACTTGCATATTTTTAACCCCACCCTGAAAATCATTGTTGTATCGAGACACGATGAGGCTTTGTATGCGGAACGGGCCATTCGAGCCGGCGCCCGGGGCTATGTAATGAAACTGGAAGCGGGCGAAGTGATTGTGGATGCTGTTAACAAAGTATTGATGGGGGGCATTTATGTAAGCCCGGAAATCAATGAACGTTTGCTGATGGGCATGCTTTCGGGAAAAAACACTGGGGCCCAATCTCCACTGGAATTGCTCAGTGATCGCGAACTGGAGGTTTTTGAGCTAACCGGGCATGGCATGGCGACACGCGATATTGCTGAACGGCTGCACCTGTCTGTTAAAACCGTCGAGTCTTATCGCGCGCGTATCAAAAACAAGCTCTCCCTGCAGAACGCAACCGAACTCATGCAGCAGGCTGTGCAGTGGATTGAAAGCGTCAAAGCCGGCTAGGCTGGCTGGCGAACCTGAACGGCTGATAAAACGCGCCATCCCGGCATAAATGTGCGCCCGCAGGGGCTTGCTATTCATCAGCCGGAATGATATTATCCTGCAAGATTGAACCTACCAACACTATATACATCTGAACCATGCAAGAAGCCGGCTCACCTTCCAGACCAGAACTCACGGAAGCGGACTATAACTCTCCGTTTCGGCACGACACAACGTCTGCATCGCTGCTTTATGCTGTCCTCTTCATCCTCTTTTTCACGTGCGTATTTATAGCCGTAGGCATTGCGATGGTCGTCTGAGCACCCTCCTTTTTAAGATAAACTACCCCTCTCCTTCCCCAACCCGCCGTCCACAAGGACAGCGCGTTGCTTTATTGCCGGATTTAGCCGACACATTTAACACATCCAGCGGCGGATTTCCCTCCGTGAGCGTGTAGCCGCTCTACGAATATTGATTAAACATCTTTTGTGATCTCCGGCCTGTGACCGATACACAACCAGTCCCCTTTCCCCCTCTCCTGCAGGCCGGTTGTGCGCTTAAATCGAAGGCGGTATGTTGCGGTTTTTATTTTTCTCAGGTGTCTTGCTAACAGCCTTTTTTGTCATTTCGGATATCCCGGTTACACATGAACCAGGTATTCTGGCACCCGAAGCCCCCCGGCAGGGGCCGGCAAAAGATGGGCTCATGTTTATGCACGAAGATTATGTTGTGCAGCCCCTTGCAACCTTTGACATCAAAGCGCGGGTTCTGTCGCGCAAACGATACTTGTTAGGTCGCGAATCCGAACTCGCCCCGATCGACCTTGCACTTGGGTGGGGCCAGATGTCAGACGAACAAATCCTGGACAACTTCTCTATTTCACAATCTGGCAGATGGTACTGGTGGCGTGCAGATCCGCTGCCTATCATCAGGCAGGAGGTCATTCGAAGTAGCGCAAACATGCACCTGATTCCTGCAGATGATTATGTAGCGCGACAAATCAAGAAAGTACGTCGGGGCAGTATTGTGCAATTCACCGGATACCTCGTGGAAGTAAAAGGAGACGATGGCTGGCGTTGGCGCAGCTCACTATCACGCGAAGACAGCGGCGACAATGCCTGTGAATTGGTCTATGTGAAAGATTTCGAGATCATCGACCCATAAGGCTCGGTTACCGTGCCCAATTTCTTTAGATAAATTGCCGATCTGGCATAGATTTCCCCTTGTAGCTGTAAGCCCAAGTTGTTAGTTTCAAAAACGTGTTTTCTGAGACTAACCAGGCTTGCCCATGCGCGTTTTTTGGTATTCCCGCATTTCCCTTTTCAAGCCTGCGTATATCCTTGGTCTGGCTATCCTTTTTACCGGAGGATGTTCTCGCACAGCTGTAGATCCCGCGCTTGAAGAGGCCCTGCCAGCCCTCGTCGATTACAATTTCCACATCAAGCCCATTCTTTCGGATCGCTGTTTCACGTGCCACGGCCCAGATGAAAACACCCGCGAAGCTGAGCTCAGGCTGGACACGCCAGAAGGACTTTTTGCCACCCTTTCTTCTTCATCAGGCAAAGCTATTGTGCCCGGAAATGCGCATAAAAGTGAGCTTATTAAACGTATTCGACATGATGATCCGGAAGAAGTGATGCCACCGCCGGCATCTAACCTGACCGTATCCGACTATGAAGTAGCGCTGCTGCAACGATGGATCGAACAAGGAGCCAACTGGAAACAGCATTGGTCTTTTATCCCGCCCACTACGCCAACGCCGCCAGCCGTTGATCAAACCGCGTGGGTCACAAACGAAATTGACCAGTTTGTTGTGGATCGCCTTGAAAGAGAAGGCCTTGCACCTGCCCAAACGGCTGCACCTGAGCAGCTAGTCCGCCGGCTTACGTTTGACCTCACCGGCCTCCCGCCAACACTGGAAGAACTGGATGCCTTTCTTGCAGACACCTCCCTGCAGGCTTACGAAACCCTCGTTGACCAACTCCTTGCAAAAAAAGCGTTTGGGGAACGCATGGCGAGCGAATGGCTCGATATTGCACGCTATGCTGATACGGGAGGCTATCAATCAGACCGGCTACGCCGCATGTGGCCGTGGCGCGATTGGGTAATCGATGCATTTAACACCAATCTGGGTTATGACAAGTTTGTCACCTGGCAACTTGCTGGCGACCTCCTCCCCAATCCTACCCAGGAGCAAGTCCTGGCTACTGCTTTTAACCGTAACCACAGGCAAACGGAAGAAGGAGGCAGCATCGAGGAGGAATTCAGGATGGAGTACGTGGCTGATCGAACGAACACCATGTCCACAGCTTTCATGGGCCTGACCATGGAATGCGCCCGCTGTCATGACCACAAATACGACCCCATCTCCCAAAAAGAATACTACCAGCTCTTTGCCTTTTTCAATAACATCGATGAATCTGGCCAGACCTCATTTTTTACGGATGCTGTGCCCGTGCCAACGATGTTGTTGTCTGACAGAGACACCATTGACGCACTTGAACAAACGCGGCAAGCGATTGCACGCAAAGCGGCTGAACTTGACACACACATGCAGGCGTCAACCGCTGCGTTTGAGTCCTGGTTTACAGGGTTAAAAGCATCCCCCCTTTCGCAGGCGCCTCCCAAAGGCCTCACAACGCATATTCCTTTTGAAACCATTGCCGATGAGCAAACGCCAAACCTGGCAAACCGCCGGCAACCCGGACACACCATCTTTAATCCCGAAATTACTTCAGGCAAAGTTGGGCAGGCTGTTCAATTTGATGGCGAGAATGGACTAGAATTCAAAGGCGCCGGCGTATTTGAGCGAACAGATGCATTTACCGTCGCTTTCTGGATGAAAGCAACCAAATGGAATCCATGGAATGCGCTCGTGCATCGCACAAAGGCAACGTACGATGCCGGCAGCCGTGGCTATGAACTGTCGCTTGAGCATAACAAGCTGGTTGCCGGCCTTAGTCATATGTGGCCCGAAAACGCAATTCGCGTAATCACAACCGACAGTTTGCCGGCAAATACGTGGGTCCATGTGGCCATGACCTACAATGGCTCCAGCAAAGCAGACGGGGTTTCGCTCTATGTAAACGGCAAGCCGGCGGCAACAGAAACCATCCGGGATAACCTTACCCGAACGATCAAATACGAACGTGTTGAAGTAAACCTGACCACGGGCTACCGATTCCGAGACACAGGATTCCAGGACGGCCTGCTCGATGATCTGCGTGTATATAACCGGGCGCTTACGCCGTTTGAGTTAACCTATCTCACAGGTGATGATCCTTTTCAGGCAATCCTCGGGAAATCTCCTGCAACCCTTGCAGCAGCTGACCGAGACGCGCTCACAGCTTTTTACAGGGAGCATGCAGATCCGGCATACCGAACCTTGCAGACTGACCTCAAGCGGCTGCGGGTACGCGAAAATGAGCAAGTGACCCCCATTCACGAAATGATGGTGATGCGGGAGATGCAGGAACGCCGGCCCACCCACATCCTCCGACGCGGTGCATACGACGACAAAGGCGAAGAGGTATCCCCTGGTACGCCAGCCGCGATGCTGGCCTTCGACGAAGCGTTACCACAAAACAGACTTGGGCTTGCAACATGGTTAACGGATGCGCAGCACCCGCTCACTGCGCGCGTTGCCGTCAACAGATTCTGGCAGATGTTTTTCGAGCAGGGCCTCGTTGTTACACCGGATGATTTTGGGAGCCAGGGCGCATTGCCAAGCCATCCGGCATTACTCGACTGGCTTGCGACAACCTTCGTCGACTCAGACTGGGACGTCAAAGCCATGCTTAAAACGATTGTGATGTCTTCTACCTACCGACAGGCATCAGCGGTCTCCCCGGAACTACGCAGCATCGATCCGGCAAATCAGTTACTCGCACGAGGCCCCAAAAAGCGGCTGGCTGCAGAGATGATTCGAGATAACGCGCTTGCCACCAGTGCGCTGCTTGTCGACAAAGTTGGCGGCCCGCCTGTTAAGCCTTATCAGCCAGCGGGGCTTTGGAAAGAGAAATCGGGTACAGCCTACGAACGCGACACGGGTGAAGGCCTGTATCGCAGAAGCCTGTACACCTTCTGGCGGCGCACCTCTCCTCCGCCCTCCATGATTACCTTTGATGCAACACGGCGCAACATGTGTGTCGTGCGCCGGCAACAAACAAGCACCCCCATGCAGGCACTTGTATTGCTCAACGACCCGCAATACGTAGAAGCCTCTCGTATACTCGCACAACGGCTGCTGCAAAGCTCCGATGCATCACTTCAATCCACAATCACACAGGCTTTTCGTCTGCTGACGAGCCGACCGCCAACCGCGGTAGAGCTAGATATCATGCGGCAGACTTATGAAGAGCAACTTGCAGAATTCAGCGCAAACCAGGCAGATGCCACCCAATTGCTTCAAATTGGAGATACTGCGTGGGACCGTACCCTGGCCCCCGAAAAACTCGCAGCCACAACTATCCTGGTCAATACGGTGATGAACTTCGAAGCAGCCATCATCAACCGCTAAACGGACGCCCAACCTTAACTTCAAACTGCCATGCACGACTGCCATAATTACAAGTCACTTTCTTCCCGCAGAGATTTTCTGGCGCGGACTGCGATGGGCCTGGGTGCTGCTGCACTTGGCACCTTGATCAATCCCGGCGTTTCCCTGGGAGCAGGAAAGGGTGACGACGACCAGCGCATCAAAGGTATTCTGGCAGAGCCGCACTTCCCGGCAAAAGCAAAACGTATCATTTACCTCTTCCAGAGCGGTGGACCTTCCCAGTTAGAGTTGTACGACTACAAACCCCTGCTAAATGAAATGCAGGGTGAAGAACTACCAGAATCCATTCGCGGTGGCCAGCGACTCACGGGGATGACGGGCTTCCAGAACTCATTGCCGCTTGCCGGCTCCAAATACAGTTTCTCCCAATACGGCGAAAGCGGTGCCTGGATCAGCGAACTGCTACCTTACACGTCGCGCATAACCGATGACTTGTGTTTTGTTAAAGCAATGCACACTGAAGCAATTAACCATGATCCTGCCATCACTTTTTTCCAAACAGGATCTCAAATCGCGGGGCGACCTTCTTTCGGGTCGTGGCTGAGTTATGGCCTGGGCAGTGAAAACGAAAACCTGCCTGCTTTCTGCGTTTTAATCACCAAAGACAAAGGGGGACAGCCGCTGTATGCCCGCTTATGGGGAAATGGTTTTCTGCCCTCCCTTCATCAGGGCGTGCAATTCAGATCAGGAAAAGACCCGGTGCTTTACCTCAACAATCCCGATGGTATAACCGATCGTAGCAGGCGCAAAATGCTCGACCGGCTGCAAGCGTTACACGAAGCTCAGAAGGCCGCAACGGCAGATCCGGAGCTCGACTCTCGCATTGCCCAGTACGAAATGGCCTACCGGATGCAAACATCAATCC
Above is a genomic segment from Bacteroidota bacterium containing:
- a CDS encoding PAS domain S-box protein, with amino-acid sequence MTCILYGPIDGEAATTLQETLAANSIALTPIDNTDTLQELIASTEPLVLFFTTCDPDILALADTCCDLNQKTVLKVLLYDATSTNPLKLPCAAHLDDVMPWQTSFDARLHYLIHRARRRAAAYKTASALETSQANAHAVLDTTVDGIITIDEDRIIQSYNRAAEQIFGYTEDEVIGNNVNMLMPPPFREEHDGYVKSYHETNHKKIIGIGREVRGLRKNGEVFPMELAVSEIKHLTHRTYTGIIRDISVRRELEVALLHASEEERRRIGQDLHDGLGQMLTGIGLIAKNMAKSLATEHPESSTGMFELVELVKSADEQARSISRSLIPIELENGGLKAAILRLGVNIERLYGIPCDYKETGPMPDISANVKTHFFRIVQEAINNAAKHSKASRITTAVASSKNHLRAHIQDNGIGIDLQHLNGRGMGLRIMQHRANVIGASLQVRPGTPGGTTITCTLPLST
- a CDS encoding DUF1572 family protein yields the protein MHENDQAFLKLSAHYLRDHYGPKILRCLEDMDEDQIWWRPNAESNSLGNLILHLCGNARQWIVSGVGNKPDIRERQAEFSELGPMPVDVLKHLLNTTIDAVCDVILHVEPEVLQETRTIQGNKVQVLEAIYHVVEHFSMHTGQIIYITKLHQGKDLAFYKVTDDGSAFPQW
- a CDS encoding universal stress protein codes for the protein MKNNVNILIAHDFSDCSTQALNYGIEFAIENQATLHFLYVDVQYQAPGSPVVSGHPDAVELREKLITSIDNSFAELGFSIEDIPEIKFAVQRHIAAAPAIVTYCSDHKIDLVVLGTHGRRGLTRKLLGSVAEEVVRLAPCTVFTVQEELPFKPLITRLHAVAVPFDFSDHAHKALLFAKEVAATFGATMDVIHVIEEHLHNTFYREGIAGVYDSGVNLEEKVKTALATIVSELPGDPVPVALSVLTGHPVKQTISWLQKQAHNLAVVSTTGHIGLERAMLGSVAERIVRLAPCPVFTFKPIQLPRSNSVARQAPEKNLL
- a CDS encoding universal stress protein encodes the protein MLTINKILFPTDFSACAERAFSHAAELAVLFEAEIHTFHARVRQQEDYPALQHLLDLPEDTIPKSPHVHPPEHTTATPNLVIKADATAKSACDAILSYTESREIDLIVMGSHGRRGPRRLFLGSTAECVIRNASCPVITLRDGAKTMKNGKINRILVPVDFSDFSREALAHAVALATLTGASITLIHVIEEAFLPTVYGVDPVNFISDPLKKKYDKALTELGASMVPAGINVHVKTQVGHAAESITAFAETEGIDLIILASHGLTGLKRFFLGSTAASLNRQAPCAVLTVKSFGKKLVKTSAASNTRTNEAEPA
- a CDS encoding Gfo/Idh/MocA family oxidoreductase; its protein translation is MAPFGNRREFIKSTAAAGLGVGLTGNLPAIMPGGSPNEKVVVAVMGVNSRGGALANTFASQPGSEVAVICDVDERAIARCVKNVSERQDKTPEGEVDLRKVLERDDIDALVIAAPDHWHAPATLMAMQAGKHVYLEKPCSHNPLEGEILVKAQKKYNKVVQMGTQQRSDPRSIELVEMIRDGIIGHAYYGKAFYSNTRGTIGRGKPAEIPSWLNYDLWQGPAPRVDYRDNVVHYNWHWFWHWGTGEALNNGTHEVDVCRWALGVDYPTKVVSTGGRFHYDDDWEFYDTQIMSFEFEGGKGLSWEGRSCNGHKFFGRGRGATIHGTEGTALVDRDGYIIYDHRGNEVKRNLKSEASDQLNTVGADSQTDLHAANFLRGITDGESLHTPIDEAHKSVLLCQLGNIAQHTGEVLHCNPKNGRVYDKDVMENMWGRTYEPGWEMKI
- a CDS encoding response regulator transcription factor, encoding MKKKVIIVDDHPLMRKGLALTLATEGGLDVCAQAESAEEALEQLGDVNPDVAVVDISLPGMSGLELIKHLHIFNPTLKIIVVSRHDEALYAERAIRAGARGYVMKLEAGEVIVDAVNKVLMGGIYVSPEINERLLMGMLSGKNTGAQSPLELLSDRELEVFELTGHGMATRDIAERLHLSVKTVESYRARIKNKLSLQNATELMQQAVQWIESVKAG
- a CDS encoding universal stress protein — its product is MMDIKHVIVPTDFSDISKQALAFAFELAQKHDAQLDVVHVFEAPTFPSFYGAGALLLYGEVPDMKMQAATALQQLVAPYKEQAGIKLDAHVLEGRAADQICNFAQEAGADLIIIPTYGLTGLSHVLLGSVAERVVRHANTPVLVYKSIGVDSMSKAA
- a CDS encoding DinB family protein, with translation MSHIAYIQRLFKYNDWANRETLASMRSSTRLPAPSLKRMAHVLAAEHVWFQRLRKEPVLVPVWPDWSLDEIDVQIDQMREGWESYLAALGELDLALTIKYANSSGKPFESRRDDVLQHVVAHGAYHRGQIASDLRAGGDTPAVTDLVFATRDGRL